Proteins from a single region of Manis javanica isolate MJ-LG chromosome 5, MJ_LKY, whole genome shotgun sequence:
- the ASIP gene encoding agouti-signaling protein isoform X1, whose amino-acid sequence MDVTRLLLATLLVCLCFLTAYSHLVPEEKPRDDRRLMSNCSVNLLGSPCVYIVETVSDEEGGSTPAPAAHPLRSHPQELLATVTRLLRPVRLLPVPLLPQRLLLPRAQPHLLSVLPPGSPGTRGALSWRVICRRYG is encoded by the exons ATGGATGTCACCCGCCTGCTCCTGGCCACCCTGCTGGTCTGCCTGTGCTTCCTCACTGCCTACAGCCACCTGGTACCTGAGGAAAAGCCCAGAGATGACAGGAGACTGATGAGCAACTGCTCCGTGAACCTGCTGGGTTCCCCATGTGTCTATATTGTGG AAACAGTCTCCGATGAAGAAGGTGGCTCGACCCCGGCCCCCGCCGCCCACCCCCTGCGTAGCCACCCACAAGAGCTGCTGGCCACCGTCACCCGCCTGCTGCGACCCGTGCGCCTCCTGCCAGTGCCGCTTCTTCCGCAGCGCCTGCTCCTGCCGCGTGCTCAGCCGCACCTGCTGAGCGTCCTGCCTCCCGGCTCCCCGGGGACCCGAGGGGCCCTTTCCTGGCGGGTAATCTGTAGGAGGTATGGCTAG
- the ASIP gene encoding agouti-signaling protein isoform X2, with translation MDVTRLLLATLLVCLCFLTAYSHLVPEEKPRDDRRLMSNCSVNLLGSPCVYIVALNKKSKNISRKEAEQEKRFSKKQSPMKKVARPRPPPPTPCVATHKSCWPPSPACCDPCASCQCRFFRSACSCRVLSRTC, from the exons ATGGATGTCACCCGCCTGCTCCTGGCCACCCTGCTGGTCTGCCTGTGCTTCCTCACTGCCTACAGCCACCTGGTACCTGAGGAAAAGCCCAGAGATGACAGGAGACTGATGAGCAACTGCTCCGTGAACCTGCTGGGTTCCCCATGTGTCTATATTGTGG CACTGAACAAGAAATCCAAAAACATCAGCAGAAAAGAGGCAGAACAGGAGAAGAGATTTTCCAAG AAACAGTCTCCGATGAAGAAGGTGGCTCGACCCCGGCCCCCGCCGCCCACCCCCTGCGTAGCCACCCACAAGAGCTGCTGGCCACCGTCACCCGCCTGCTGCGACCCGTGCGCCTCCTGCCAGTGCCGCTTCTTCCGCAGCGCCTGCTCCTGCCGCGTGCTCAGCCGCACCTGCTGA